In Carassius gibelio isolate Cgi1373 ecotype wild population from Czech Republic chromosome B19, carGib1.2-hapl.c, whole genome shotgun sequence, one DNA window encodes the following:
- the LOC127979085 gene encoding uncharacterized protein LOC127979085 gives MESHCDEKETSQAFEIRSQASSWKSSQRSSRSSASAAATRARAKAEAARAKASYAEREAAMMRKKAEVEADLYLLQSHKEATAASAEAAIYEAAADIEEGNIAELDHETHSVRTQRTKEYVQKHAVEQNQQQYSGTPILQSSLKNAEPLLCEATVTSPHVYQSYGMEGLKIKQETMDNQRDHGHLSAFQTSPAPSIKAPMFSLPYTSDLANYMVRKEMVSSGLVKFDDHPENYWAWKSSFQDVTKDLGLTAREELDLLTKWLGPESSMQAKRIRSVHAHFPIAGVRMLWQRLEECYGCPEVIENALLRKLEEFPKISNRDGQRLRELGDMLMELESAKSGGHLPGLAILDTARGVNPIIEKLPFNLQERWITHGAKYKEDYRVAFPPFGFFVKFICDQARIRNDPSFLLSMQCYLKQEKFPRVSNKIPVSVRKTEVLTTVPNSKANQPPDPGKQCPIHNKPHPLSKCRGFRGKPLDERKMYLKEQSICFRCCNSTKHIAKECAAAVKCRECNSDRHVSAMHPGSAPWAVESPVTQQEQGGEPEGDILSEVTSKCTEICGKALRPRSCSKICLVDVYPSNSPGKAKRMYVVLDDQSNRSLAKSDFFELFGINGDSFPYTLRTCAGTTKTMGRRADNFIVSSLDGKTQVSLPTLLECNMLPEDRDEIPTPAVAQYFSHLKPMADKIPPYDANAPILLLFGRDILSVHKVREQCNGPGNLPYAQRLDLGWVIVGEVCMGGVHKSETANVFRTNIWQNGRTSFFTPCSKGIQIKEQFGTPNDQYQFCCPVSSCFTDHLGDNVFQRTPEDDKLSLSVEDNIFLEVMNREMYMDESNHWVAPLPFRLPRSPLPNNRDQAMKRLNVLQRTLQRKPEMAKHFVEFMRNLFINQHAEIAPPLQPDEECWYLPIFGVYHPLKPGKIRVVFDSSAQYEGVSLNSILLRGPDLNNKLLGVLMRFRREQIAVTADVEQMFYCFKVREDHQNFLRFLWFKDNDLSKEITEYRMTVHVFGNSPSPAVAIFGMRRAAEFGEDEHGREAKHFVHKNFYVDDGLISVSSAAEAISLLKNTKNMLAESNIKLHKISSNSHQVMEAFPPSERANDLKDLDLSVDPLPLQRSLGLSWNLETDCFTFQVSTVVKPFTRRGILSTVNSLYDPLGFVAPVTMQGKALVRELSSEQFDWDTPLPSDKEAQWKAWTDSLADLKEVQIHRPYVPVSISNTSKREIIIFADASTLAIAAVAYLRVVTTDGQCHIGFVMAKSKLAPYPAHTVPRLELCAAVLAVELAGLIKEELDVDLTAVKFYTDSRIVLGYIYNTSRRFYVYVANRVAQIRHSTKPEQWHHIDSDLNPADLGTRFIPAAILPQTNWFYGPGFLHHPIFRETPENESFELVEPEKDQDIRPHVVTFATQTTEQSLGSHRFERFSEWRSLVRSIAMLGHVAKSFSQDRNTGDCEGWHWCNKCLQSERTQAKTSIIKCVQQEHYKDEFKSLEKGEEISQQSALKRLSPFVDTEGLIRVGGRLQSAELSEQEKHPLIIPASQHVATLLVRYYHDRVAHQGRHLTAGAVRSAGLWIVKGTKLINRVIHQCVLCRKLRGRLEEQRMSDLPMDRVKVDPPFTHVGLDVFGPWNIISRRTRGGSAESKRWVVIFSCLSTRAVHLEVIESMSTSSFINALRRFLAVRGPVKHFRSDRGTNFIGACRELKINADDPELKGYLQEQGCVWTFNAPHSSHMGGAWERMIHIARNILDALLLKTGLSRLTHEVLTTLMSEVMAIMNARPLLPISSDPDTLEVLSPAMLLNQKASTVPAPLGDFDIKDLYKKEWRQVQCLADAFWKAWRRDYLATLQVRRKWTEKRRNLEEGDVVLLKDSKVKRSEWPIGLIVKTIPSSDDNVRKVEVKIVREGSAKVYLRPVSEVVLLLPGTSQKDP, from the coding sequence ATGGAGTCACACTGTGATGAGAAAGAAACCTCTCAGGCCTTTGAGATTAGATCACAAGCTTCTAGCTGGAAATCATCACAAAGATCAAGTCGGTCATCAGCCAGTGCGGCAGCGACTCGGGCGAGAGCTAAAGCAGAAGCAGCTCGAGCTAAAGCTTCGTATGCAGAAAGAGAAGCAGCTATGATGAGGAAAAAAGCAGAAGTAGAAGCAGATCTATACTTGCTACAATCTCATAAAGAAGCGACTGCAGCATCCGCTGAAGCGGCAATTTATGAAGCAGCAGCTGACATTGAGGAAGGAAATATAGCGGAATTGGACCATGAGACACACTCAGTTCGTACTCAGCGTACTAAGGAGTATGTTCAGAAGCATGCAGTGGAACAAAATCAGCAGCAGTATTCTGGTACTCCGATTCTACAGTCATCCTTAAAGAATGCTGAACCTCTTCTGTGTGAAGCAACAGTAACATCTCCACATGTATATCAATCTTATGGAATGGAgggattaaaaataaaacaggagaCAATGGATAACCAGAGAGATCATGGACATCTCTCTGCTTTTCAAACATCTCCAGCTCCCAGCATTAAAGCTCCCATGTTTAGCCTACCATATACATCTGATTTAGCAAACTACATGGTAAGAAAAGAGATGGTGAGTTCTGGTCTTGTGAAGTTCGATGATCATCCTGAGAACTACTGGGCTTGGAAATCATCTTTCCAAGATGTCACAAAAGACCTTGGACTAACAGCCAGAGAAGAGCTCGACCTTCTTACAAAATGGCTCGGCCCAGAGTCATCAATGCAAGCCAAACGGATCAGATCGGTTCATGCACATTTTCCTATAGCAGGTGTCCGTATGCTTTGGCAGCGATTGGAAGAGTGTTATGGTTGCCCAGAAGTAATTGAGAATGCGCTGTTGAGAAAACTGGAAGAGTTTCCAAAGATTTCTAACAGGGATGGACAAAGACTCAGAGAGTTAGGAGACATGCTTATGGAACTGGAATCTGCAAAGTCAGGCGGACATTTACCTGGATTAGCAATTCTTGACACTGCTAGGGGAGTAAATCCCATCATTGAGAAACTTCCCTTTAATCTACAGGAAAGATGGATCACTCATGGTGCTAAATATAAAGAGGATTATCGTGTCGCATTTCCCCCATTTGGCTTCTTTGTCAAATTCATTTGCGACCAAGCAAGAATAAGAAATGATCCCAGTTTTTTGCTATCTATGCAGTGCTATCTCAAACAGGAGAAATTTCCACGGGTAAGCAACAAAATACCTGTGTCAGTGAGGAAAACTGAAGTGCTAACCACAGTTCCTAATTCTAAAGCCAACCAACCTCCAGATCCTGGTAAACAATGTCCAATTCACAATAAGCCACATCCGTTGTCAAAGTGCCGTGGTTTTAGAGGAAAACCCCTGGATGAAAGAAAAATGTACCTCAAAGAGCAGTCTATCTGCTTCAGGTGTTGCAATTCCACTAAACACATAGCAAAGGAATGTGCAGCAGCTGTTAAATGTAGAGAGTGTAACAGTGATCGCCATGTCTCTGCAATGCACCCAGGATCAGCTCCATGGGCAGTGGAATCTCCAGTAACACAGCAAGAGCAGGGCGGGGAGCCTGAAGGTGATATATTATCTGAGGTTACTTCTAAGTGCACAGAAATCTGTGGCAAAGCTCTTAGACCTAGATCATGCTCAAAAATCTGTTTGGTGGATGTTTACCCATCTAACTCCCCTGGAAAGGCTAAGAGGATGTATGTTGTTCTGGATGACCAGAGTAACCGGTCTCTAGCAAAGTCTGACTTTTTCGAGCTGTTTGGGATCAATGGAGATTCTTTTCCCTATACTCTTCGTACATGTGCAGGCACAACAAAGACAATGGGAAGAAGAGCAGAtaatttcattgttagttcactgGATGGGAAAACTCAAGTGTCACTTCCCACACTCTTAGAATGCAACATGTTGCCGGAAGATCGCGACGAAATTCCTACTCCTGCAGTTGCACAATACTTCTCTCATCTCAAGCCAATGGCTGACAAAATACCACCTTATGATGCAAACGCTcccattcttcttctttttggaaGGGACATTCTAAGTGTGCATAAGGTTCGAGAACAGTGTAATGGACCTGGTAACCTGCCATATGCTCAGCGTCTTGACTTAGGCTGGGTCATTGTGGGAGAGGTTTGTATGGGAGGAGTACACAAATCCGAGACTGCAAATGTTTTCAGAACAAACATATGGCAAAATGGACGGACATCTTTTTTCACACCCTGCTCAAAAGGAATTCAGATCAAAGAACAGTTTGGTACTCCAAATGATCAATACCAATTCTGCTGTCCTGTCTCAAGCTGTTTCACGGATCACCTGGGTGATAACGTCTTTCAGAGGACTCCTGAGGATGATAAGCTTTCACTGTCTGTTGAGGATAACATCTTCCTTGAGGTTATGAACAGAGAAATGTACATGGATGAGTCAAACCACTGGGTAGCTCCCTTACCATTCCGTTTACCTCGCAGCCCACTGCCGAACAACCGAGACCAGGCAATGAAACGTCTTAATGTCCTCCAGCGCACCTTACAAAGGAAACCCGAGATGGCCAAACACTTTGTGGAGTTTATGCGAAACTTGTTCATCAACCAACATGCAGAAATAGCTCCCCCACTGCAGCCTGATGAAGAATGCTGGTATTTACCAATATTTGGTGTGTACCACCCTCTGAAACCTGGGAAGATTAGGGTCGTCTTTGATTCTAGTGCACAGTATGAAGGCGTCTCGTTGAATAGCATTCTTCTTCGTGGACCAGATCTAAACAACAAGCTCCTGGGGGTCTTGATGCGATTTCGTAGGGAGCAGATTGCAGTTACAGCTGATGTAGAACAGATGTTTTACTGCTTCAAGGTCAGGGAAGATCACCAAAACTTTCTGAGGTTTCTGTGGTTCAAGGATAATGACCTATCCAAAGAAATCACAGAGTACCGAATGACAGTTCATGTTTTCGGTAACAGCCCGTCGCCAGCTGTGGCAATCTTTGGGATGAGACGAGCAGCTGAGTTTGGAGAAGACGAGCATGGAAGAGAAGCCAAGCACTTTGTCCATAAAAATTTTTATGTGGACGACGGCCTGATCTCTGTATCCAGTGCCGCTGAAGCCATCAGTCTACTGAAAAACACCAAAAACATGTTAGCTGAGTCAAACATCAAGCTTCACAAGATTTCATCAAACAGCCATCAAGTAATGGAAGCATTCCCTCCATCTGAAAGAGCAAATGACCTGAAGGATCTGGATTTGAGTGTCGATCCTCTTCCTCTCCAAAGAAGTTTAGGGTTGAGCTGGAACTTAGAGACTGACTGTTTCACTTTTCAGGTGTCTACAGTAGTTAAACCATTCACACGACGGGGCATACTTTCAACAGTTAACAGTCTCTATGATCCTTTGGGATTTGTTGCACCTGTCACCATGCAGGGTAAGGCCTTAGTAAGAGAGCTGTCATCAGAGCAGTTTGACTGGGACACGCCACTCCCATCTGATAAAGAAGCCCAGTGGAAAGCATGGACAGATTCATTAGCAGATCTCAAGGAAGTCCAGATTCACAGACCCTATGTTCCAGTCTCGATTTCCAACACTTCCAAGAGAGAGATAATCATTTTTGCTGATGCCTCTACATTAGCCATAGCAGCGGTTGCCTACCTGAGGGTTGTAACTACAGACGGTCAGTGTCACATTGGGTTTGTTATGGCCAAATCAAAGTTGGCACCATACCCTGCTCACACAGTGCCACGTCTAGAGTTGTGTGCGGCAGTTCTTGCTGTCGAGCTGGCAGGATTGATTAAAGAAGAGCTGGATGTGGATCTAACTGCAGTAAAGTTCTACACAGACAGTAGAATCGTTTTAGGATACATCTACAATACTTCCCGGCGATTCTATGTGTATGTTGCTAATCGAGTGGCCCAAATTAGACATTCCACAAAGCCAGAACAGTGGCATCACATTGATTCAGACCTCAATCCGGCAGATCTCGGCACCAGATTCATTCCAGCAGCTATCCTACCTCAAACTAATTGGTTCTATGGTCCAGGATTCCTCCATCACCCTATTTTCAGGGAAACTCCTGAAAATGAATCATTTGAGCTTGTAGAGCCAGAGAAGGATCAGGACATTCGCCCACATGTAGTAACCTTTGCCACGCAGACAACAGAACAGTCTCTGGGATCACACAGATTCGAACGCTTCTCTGAGTGGAGATCTCTTGTAAGAAGTATAGCCATGCTGGGCCATGTTGCAAAATCATTTTCTCAAGACAGAAATACCGGGGATTGCGAAGGATGGCATTGGTGCAATAAATGTCTCCAGTCTGAGCGCACACAAGCAAAGACTTCTATTATTAAATGTGTGCAGCAAGAGCACTATAAAGATGAATTCAAGAGTTTGGAGAAAGGTGAAGAAATCTCACAGCAAAGTGCTCTGAAGAGACTATCTCCCTTTGTAGACACTGAAGGACTTATTCGAGTGGGAGGTCGCTTACAATCAGCAGAACTGTCTGAACAGGAAAAACACCCACTAATAATTCCAGCAAGTCAACACGTAGCCACGTTGTTGGTCAGATACTACCATGATCGAGTGGCACATCAAGGACGACATCTAACTGCCGGTGCAGTACGTTCAGCAGGTCTCTGGATTGTAAAAGGAACTAAACTAATCAACCGTGTGATTCATCAATGCGTTCTCTGTAGGAAGTTAAGAGGTAGACTCGAAGAACAGAGAATGTCAGATTTACCTATGGACAGAGTGAAAGTGGATCCTCCATTCACTCATGTGGGTCTGGATGTTTTTGGGCCATGGAACATAATATCACGCCGCACTAGGGGTGGCAGTGCTGAAAGTAAAAGATGGGTTGTCATTTTCTCTTGCTTAAGTACAAGGGCTGTTCATTTGGAAGTCATTGAGTCCATGTCAACCTCAAGCTTCATTAATGCCCTCAGACGGTTTTTGGCAGTTCGCGGACCAGTCAAACACTTCAGATCCGACAGAGGAACAAATTTCATCGGAGCCTGTCGAGAACTGAAAATCAATGCAGATGATCCAGAACTAAAAGGTTACTTGCAGGAGCAAGGTTGCGTATGGACATTTAATGCTCCCCACTCTTCCCATATGGGGGGAGCTTGGGAAAGAATGATCCACATAGCACGGAATATTCTGGATGCATTGCTGCTAAAAACCGGCCTTTCCCGTCTTACCCATGAGGTTTTGACTACTCTCATGTCCGAAGTCATGGCAATAATGAATGCTAGACCTTTACTTCCTATTTCTTCTGATCCAGACACATTGGAAGTTCTGTCCCCTGCCATGCTCCTCAATCAAAAGGCTAGCACTGTACCAGCACCTCTTGGGGACTTTGACATTAAGGACCTCTACAAGAAAGAATGGCGACAAGTTCAGTGTCTGGCGGATGCTTTTTGGAAAGCTTGGAGGAGAGACTATCTTGCAACATTGCAAGTACGGAGGAAATGGACTGAGAAAAGACGGAACCTCGAGGAAGGTGATGTTGTCTTGCTTAAAGATTCCAAAGTGAAACGTAGTGAGTGGCCAATTGGACTCATTGTGAAAACCATACCCAGCAGTGATGATAATGTGAGGAAGGTGGAGGTAAAGATAGTTAGAGAAGGATCTGCTAAGGTATACCTAAGGCCTGTCTCTGAAGTAGTACTACTCCTGCCTGGGACGTCACAGAAGGATCCATAA